In Gossypium raimondii isolate GPD5lz chromosome 12, ASM2569854v1, whole genome shotgun sequence, a single window of DNA contains:
- the LOC105765108 gene encoding phosphatidylinositol/phosphatidylcholine transfer protein SFH11 has product MHKSNEKYREITIDKGGGGDSDSPHRDASQFPKVMNRPIHLPIETHFLLPPPPRKEAEKPSSLGLKSVLSYPLKVRDSLKKLGKSKSMERILEGTHDPKDEQIVQSFRELLFLEDQFPAKHNDYHTLLRSPCAFMFLRMRDFDLQKAKEMFLNYLQWRKDYGVDAIQKEFKFTELAEVKKCYPHGFHGVDRSGRPVYIERVGMVDLNALLQATSIDRFVKYHVSEQEKTLNLRYPACSIAAKRHIASTTSILDVKGVGMSNFSKPARYLFMEIQKIDSNYYPETLNRLFIINAGSGFRMLWKVLKAFMDARTLAKIHVLGSNYLSNLTEGIDPSNLPAFLGGSCTCADYGGCLLSDKGPWKNPEITEMLQVVTCNEDTNNEGNGDLASGDALMHDMENGKSKEDMGKEERGMSDKFAPQKVMALEASLADTNKKIDALEVALEDTKMVLRGLAQHIKDLNL; this is encoded by the exons ATGCATAAATCAAATGAGAAATATAGGGAAATAACTATAGACAAAGGTGGTGGAGGAGACAGTGACTCTCCCCATAGAGATGCATCTCAGTTTCCGAAGGTGATGAATAGGCCTATCCATCTGCCCATTGAAACCCATTTCCTCCTCCCTCCTCCTCCGCGCAAAGAAGCGGAGAAGCCATCCTCATTGGGACTTAAGTCCGTGCTTTCGTATCCGCTCAAGGTTCGAGATTCGTTGAAGAAACTCGGAAAGAGCAAAAGCATGGAAAGGATCCTTGAAGGGACTCATGATCCAAAAGATGAACAAATTGTTCAGTCGTTCCGTGAATTACTTTTCCTTGAGGATCAATTTCCAGCAAAACACAATGACTATCATACACTTCTACG CTCTCCTTGTGCATTTATGTTTCTAAGAATGAGAGATTTTGATCTgcaaaaagcaaaagaaatgTTTCTGAATTATCTTCAATGGCGCAAGGACTATGGAGTTGATGCAATCCAAAAG GAATTTAAGTTTACCGAGCTCGCAGAGGTGAAGAAATGCTACCCTCATGGATTTCATGGTGTCGATCGAAGTGGTAGACCGGTATACATAGAAAGGGTTGGGATGGTAGACCTGAATGCATTACTTCAAGCAACCAGCATAGACAGATTTGTAAAGTATCATGTATCAGAACAAGAGAAAACACTAAATTTAAGATACCCTGCATGCTCAATTGCAGCCAAGAGGcatattgcatccaccacaagtATCTTAGATGTGAAGGGAGTT GGGATGTCTAATTTCTCAAAGCCTGCAAGATATCTTTTCATGGAAATTCAGAAAATTGACAGCAACTACTACCCAGAG ACTCTAAACCGGCTCTTCATTATCAATGCTGGTTCTGGGTTCCGGATGCTTTGGAAGGTTCTCAAGGCGTTTATGGATGCTCGAACCTTGGCCAAAATTCAT GTGCTGGGATCTAATTACCTTAGCAATCTCACTGAAGGCATTGATCCAAG TAACTTGCCGGCGTTTCTTGGTGGAAGCTGTACATGTGCTGACTATGGGGGTTGCTTGTTAAGTGATAAAGGACCCTGGAAGAACCCAGAAATTACAGAGATGCTTCAGGTGG TTACATGTAATGAAGATACCAATAATGAAGGAAATGGTGACCTAGCTTCAGGAGATGCTTTGATGCATGATATG GAAAATGGTAAAAGCAAAGAAGACATGGGAAAGGAGGAAAGGGGAATGAGTGATAAGTTTGCACCACAAAAAGTAATGGCACTGGAAGCTTCACTTGCAGACACCAATAAA AAAATTGATGCACTGGAAGTGGCACTTGAGGATACCAAGATG GTGTTGAGAGGGCTTGCACAGCATATTAAAGATCTGAATCTTTGA